Proteins from a genomic interval of Gossypium hirsutum isolate 1008001.06 chromosome A09, Gossypium_hirsutum_v2.1, whole genome shotgun sequence:
- the LOC107890250 gene encoding importin subunit alpha-4 yields MPLRPSNTRKDVEVRKKGYKTLVLDGEEARRRREDNLVVIRKSKREDSLLKKRKDGFFVINHNLYQKHSNLECVPLMVKGVSSDNPALQLEATTLFRKLLSVEPCPPIEQVIEAGIVPRLVEFLDNHDQPQLQFEAAWALTNIASGTSEHTHVVIQNGAVPKFVQLLCSSIADVREQAVWALGNIAGDSPKSRDIVLNHGGLIPLLGQLNQHSKLSLLRNATWALLNFCRGKPPAPFHQVKPALQVLHRLIESSDEEILTDACWALSYISDGMSEKIQAVIEAGICPRLVELLHHPSEAVVVPALRTIGNIVTGDDSQTQVVIDNEGLPCLYKFVSQNYKRIIKKEACWTISNITAGNRNQIQAVIEANIISPLVHLFQHAELEIKKEAAWAIFNAISIGSHEQIQYLVKQGCMKPLCDLLACSDPRIVTLCLEGLDNILKIGETDTTLSNNGSGVNIYTEMIEECDGLEKIENLQSHENNEIYNKAVQMLERYWLEEKEEEEEEEDHFGDSQFSYGINTASIWRFKF; encoded by the exons ATGCCTTTAAGACCAAGTAATACTAGAAAGGATGTTGAAGTGAGGAAGAAAGGGTACAAAACTTTAGTATTAGATGGTGAAGAAGCAAGAAGGAGAAGAGAAGACAATTTGGTGGTGATAAGGAAGTCCAAAAGAGAAGACAGTCTCCTCAAGAAAAGGAAGGATGGGTTCTTTGTTATCAATCACAATTTGTATCAAAAGCATTCAAAT TTGGAATGTGTTCCATTGATGGTAAAAGGAGTATCATCTGATAATCCTGCATTGCAATTGGAAGCAACCACTCTCTTTCGAAAACTATTATCCGTTG AGCCATGCCCTCCCATCGAGCAGGTAATCGAAGCAGGCATTGTTCCTCGATTAGTGGAGTTTCTTGACAATCATGATCAGCCTCAATTGCAG TTTGAGGCAGCATGGGCATTGACTAATATTGCATCTGGTACATCGGAGCACACACATGTTGTTATTCAAAATGGTGCTGTGCCCAAATTTGTGCAACTTCTTTGCTCTTCAATTGCTGATGTTCGAGAGCAG GCTGTTTGGGCATTAGGTAACATTGCTGGTGATTCACCAAAATCTAGAGATATAGTTCTTAATCATGGTGGGCTAATACCACTACTGGGACAATTGAATCAACATTCCAAATTATCTCTCCTACGGAATGCCACTTGGGCTTTACTAAACTTCTGCCGAGGCAAGCCACCAGCACCTTTCCACCAG GTTAAGCCTGCATTGCAAGTGTTGCACCGCCTGATTGAATCGAGTGACGAAGAAATTCTGACCGATGCTTGTTGGGCGCTTTCTTATATTTCCGACGGTATGAGCGAAAAGATTCAGGCCGTGATCGAGGCGGGCATATGTCCACGACTCGTGGAGCTTCTTCA TCATCCTTCAGAAGCTGTTGTTGTCCCTGCACTTCGGACCATAGGGAACATTGTTACCGGTGATGATTCTCAGACTCAG GTTGTAATTGACAATGAAGGTCTACCTTGTCTCTACAAATTTGTGTcccaaaattacaaaaggatTATCAAGAAAGAGGCTTGTTGGACAATTTCAAATATTACAGCTGGGAATAGAAACCAAATACAG GCTGTCATTGAAGCAAACATAATTAGTCCACTTGTTCACCTCTTTCAACATGCTgaacttgaaatcaagaaagaagcTGCTTGGGCTATTTTCAATGCTATCTCCATAGGCTCCCATGAACAGATTCA ATACTTAGTGAAACAAGGTTGTATGAAGCCACTTTGTGATCTATTGGCCTGCTCCGATCCAAGGATTGTGACATTATGTCTTGAGGGTCTTGATAATATTCTAAAGATTGGTGAGACAGATACAACATTAAGTAACAATGGTAGTGGGGTAAATATATACACTGAAATGATTGAAGAATGTGATGGTTTGGAGAAAATTGAGAATCTACAAAGCCATGAAAACAATGAGATCTACAACAAGGCAGTACAAATGTTAGAGAGGTATTGGTTGGAGgaaaaagaagaggaagaggaagaggaagatcACTTTGGTGATTCACaattttcttatggaattaacACTGCCTCTATTTGGAGATTTAAATTTTAG